A window of Ranitomeya variabilis isolate aRanVar5 chromosome 2, aRanVar5.hap1, whole genome shotgun sequence contains these coding sequences:
- the ST6GALNAC4 gene encoding alpha-N-acetyl-neuraminyl-2,3-beta-galactosyl-1,3-N-acetyl-galactosaminide alpha-2,6-sialyltransferase isoform X2: MKILARVCVASLLLCVILWLCWIKANIKEPAERPPSFLPHVLRLGGYSRLPDGEPLVRNPCNTCAVVSSSGQMLGSGLGPQIDQAECVLRMNTAPTVGYESDVGSRSTLRVVSHTSVPLLLRNQTYFFQHSQDTVYVIWGPPRQMDTTQGITYRALLQAKGKYSGVNIYTLTQSMMVHCDQVFQNETGKNRAMSGTFLSTGWFTMILAMELCEEVSVYGMVSENYCRDHPHSPVPYHYYEKGRLDECTTYIMHERASRGAHRFITEKAVFSRWARRRRIYFKHPSWEA, encoded by the exons ATGAAGATCTTA GCTCGGGTGTGTGTGGCGAGTCTGCTGCTCTGTGTCATCCTCTGGTTGTGCTGGATTAAAGCAAACATCAAGGAACCAGCAGAGCGTCCGCCATCCTTTCTACCTCATGTACTGCGCCTCGGGGGATACAGCCGACTTCCAGATGGCGAG CcactggtcaggaatccctgtaatACGTGCGCCGTGGTGTCCAGCTCGGGGCAGATGCTCGGTTCTGGTCTGGGGCCCCAGATTGACCAGGCTGAGTGCGTCCTGCGCATGAACACAGCTCCTACCGTCGGCTATGAGTCGGACGTAGGCAGCCGCAGCACCCTGAGGGTTGTGTCTCATACGAGTGTACCTCTACTGCTCCGCAACCAGACCTACTTCTTCCAGCACTCCCAGGACACTGTATATGTGATTTGGGGACCCCCCAGACAGATGGACACGACCCAGGGGATCACGTATCGCGCCCTGCTGCAAGCTAAAGGCAAATATTCTGGAGTGAATATCTACACGCTCACACAGAGTATGATGGTGCACTGTGACCAGGTCTTCCAGAATGAGACTGGCAAGAACAG AGCCATGTCTGGCACATTTCTGAGCACCGGCTGGTTCACCATGATTCTGGCCATGGAGCTATGTGAGGAGGTCTCGGTGTATGGGATGGTCAGTGAGAACTACTGCAG GGATCACCCGCATTCTCCGGTGCCTTATCACTATTATGAAAAGGGCCGACTGGATGAGTGTACGACTTACATAATGCACGAGCGAGCGTCACGGGGAGCCCATCGCTTCATCACAGAGAAAGCAGTCTTCTCCCGCTGGGCTCGAAGAAGAAGGATCTATTTTAAACACCCATCCTGGGAGGCCTGA
- the ST6GALNAC4 gene encoding alpha-N-acetyl-neuraminyl-2,3-beta-galactosyl-1,3-N-acetyl-galactosaminide alpha-2,6-sialyltransferase isoform X1, translating into MKILVCSQARVCVASLLLCVILWLCWIKANIKEPAERPPSFLPHVLRLGGYSRLPDGEPLVRNPCNTCAVVSSSGQMLGSGLGPQIDQAECVLRMNTAPTVGYESDVGSRSTLRVVSHTSVPLLLRNQTYFFQHSQDTVYVIWGPPRQMDTTQGITYRALLQAKGKYSGVNIYTLTQSMMVHCDQVFQNETGKNRAMSGTFLSTGWFTMILAMELCEEVSVYGMVSENYCRDHPHSPVPYHYYEKGRLDECTTYIMHERASRGAHRFITEKAVFSRWARRRRIYFKHPSWEA; encoded by the exons ATGAAGATCTTA GTCTGCTCCCAGGCTCGGGTGTGTGTGGCGAGTCTGCTGCTCTGTGTCATCCTCTGGTTGTGCTGGATTAAAGCAAACATCAAGGAACCAGCAGAGCGTCCGCCATCCTTTCTACCTCATGTACTGCGCCTCGGGGGATACAGCCGACTTCCAGATGGCGAG CcactggtcaggaatccctgtaatACGTGCGCCGTGGTGTCCAGCTCGGGGCAGATGCTCGGTTCTGGTCTGGGGCCCCAGATTGACCAGGCTGAGTGCGTCCTGCGCATGAACACAGCTCCTACCGTCGGCTATGAGTCGGACGTAGGCAGCCGCAGCACCCTGAGGGTTGTGTCTCATACGAGTGTACCTCTACTGCTCCGCAACCAGACCTACTTCTTCCAGCACTCCCAGGACACTGTATATGTGATTTGGGGACCCCCCAGACAGATGGACACGACCCAGGGGATCACGTATCGCGCCCTGCTGCAAGCTAAAGGCAAATATTCTGGAGTGAATATCTACACGCTCACACAGAGTATGATGGTGCACTGTGACCAGGTCTTCCAGAATGAGACTGGCAAGAACAG AGCCATGTCTGGCACATTTCTGAGCACCGGCTGGTTCACCATGATTCTGGCCATGGAGCTATGTGAGGAGGTCTCGGTGTATGGGATGGTCAGTGAGAACTACTGCAG GGATCACCCGCATTCTCCGGTGCCTTATCACTATTATGAAAAGGGCCGACTGGATGAGTGTACGACTTACATAATGCACGAGCGAGCGTCACGGGGAGCCCATCGCTTCATCACAGAGAAAGCAGTCTTCTCCCGCTGGGCTCGAAGAAGAAGGATCTATTTTAAACACCCATCCTGGGAGGCCTGA